Proteins from one Podarcis raffonei isolate rPodRaf1 chromosome 1, rPodRaf1.pri, whole genome shotgun sequence genomic window:
- the EIF5 gene encoding eukaryotic translation initiation factor 5: protein MSVNVNRSVSDQFYRYKMPRLIAKVEGKGNGIKTVIVNMVDVAKALNRPPTYPTKFFGCELGAQTQFDVKNDRYIVNGSHEANKLQDMLDGFIKKFVLCPECENPETDLHVNPKKQTIGNSCKACGYRGMLDTNHKLCTFILKNPPESSETGTGKKEKEKKNRKGKDKENGSVSNTETPSPQSAAPEELSPPHVDDDDDDWGEDTTEEAQRRRMDEISDHAKVLTLTDDLERTIEERVNILFDFVKKKKEEGVIETSDKDIVAEAERLDVKAMGPLVLTEVLFDEKIREQIKKYRRHFLRFCHNNKKAQRYLLHGLECVVAMHQSQLISKIPHILKEMYDADLLEEEVILSWAEKASKKYVSKELAKEIRVKAEPFIKWLKEAEEESSGNEEEEDEDENIEVVYSKTASVPKVETVKPANNKEEDIDIDAI, encoded by the exons ATGTCTGTCAATGTCAACCGCAGTGTTTCAGATCAGTTCTATCGCTACAAAATGCCCCGTCTGATTGCCAAG GTTGAGGGCAAAGGAAATGGGATAAAGACAGTTATAGTCAACATGGTTGACGTTGCAAAGGCGCTTAATCGGCCTCCTACGT atCCCACCAAATTTTTTGGTTGTGAGCTGGGAGCGCAGACCCAGTTTGATGTTAAGAATGACCGTTACATTGTCAATGGATCTCATGAGGCGAATAAGCTACAAGACATGTTGGATGGGTTCATTAAAAAATTTGTTCTCTGTCCTGAGTGTGAGAATCCCGAAACTGATCTG CATGTCAATCCTAAGAAACAAACCATTGGTAACTCTTGCAAAGCCTGTGGCTATCGAGGCATGCTTGACACAAACCATAAACTCTGCACATTCATCCTCAAAAACCCACCTG AGAGCAGTGAGACTGGTACAggcaagaaagagaaagaaaagaagaatagaaAAGGCAAGGATAAAGAGAATGGTTCTGTGTCTAATACTGAGACACCATCCCCACAGTCAGCAGCACCAGAAGAGCTTAGTCCTCCACATGTG gatgatgatgatgacgactggGGTGAAGACACAACCGAAGAAGCCCAGAGACGCAGAATGGATGAAATCAGCGATCATGCAAAAGTTCTCACCCTGACTGATGACCTAGAAAGGACTATTGAAGAAAGAGTTAATATACTATTTGACTTTGTTAAG aaaaagaaggaagaaggtGTCATAGAAACATCTGATAAAGATATAGTGGCAGAAGCAGAAAGACTGGATGTCAAAGCTATGGGACCCCTGGTATTGACTGAAGTCCTCTTTGATGAAAAGATCAGAGAGCAGATAAAGAAGTACAGGCGACATTTCTTGCGT TTCTGCCACAACAACAAGAAGGCTCAAAGATACCTTCTTCATGGCCTGGAGTGTGTGGTAGCCATGCATCAGTCTCAGCTGATTTCTAAAATTCCACACATCCTGAAGGAAATGTATGATGCAGATCTTCTGGAAGAGGAGGTCATTCTGAGCTGGGCGGAAAAG GCCTCGAAGAAATATGTCTCTAAAGAGCTTGCCAAAGAAATTCGTGTCAAAGCAGAACCCTTCATTAAATGGCTGAAAGAAGCTGAAGAGGAGTCATCTGgcaatgaggaggaagaggatgaagaTGAAAATATTGAA GTGGTGTACTCCAAGACGGCCAGTGTACCTAAGGTTGAAACTGTGAAGCCTGCAAACAACAAGGAAGAGGACATTGATATTGATGCTATTTAA